The DNA sequence AAAGAATTGATGATTGTCCAAATATTGTAGTTATGACTGCAATGCCTGGTTTAGTTCTAAAAAAGAATGGTGAAGGTTTAGAATCTATTAAGAAAGAACTTACACAAAATTTAAAATTAAAAAAATATAATGTGGAAATTCAAGAAGTAGAAAATTTAAATTTAGATGCTCAAAGTGTCGCTTCATCTGTAGCTGAACAAATCGAAAATAGAGTTTCACACCGTGTTGCTCAAAAAAAAGCTATTGCTAACGTAATGGGTGCTGGTGCTTTAGGAATTAAGATTAAAGTTTCCGGAAGACTTGGTGGAGTAGATATGGCCAGAGAAGAAGGATATACTCGTGGGAAAGTTCCTATGCAAACATTAAGAGGACAAATTTCTTACGGTTTTGCTGAAGCAAAAACTAAGTATGGTCAAGTTGGAGTAAAAGTATGAATCTATACAGGTGATTCTTTGAAAAAACAAGAGGAGGAAAACAATGTTAATGCCTAAACGTACAAAATATCGTAGACCACACCGTGTGTCATATGAAGGAAAAGCCAAAGGCGGGAAAGAACTGAACTTTGGAGAATACGGATTAAGATCTGAAGAAGGAGCATGAATTACAGCTCAACAGATCGAAGCTGCCCGTGTTGCTTTTACTAGATATATGAAAAGAGGAGGTAAAGTTTGAATTAGAATTTTCCCTCACATGGCTATGACCAAAAAACCATTAGAGGTTAGAATGGGTTCAGGA is a window from the Mycoplasma sp. (ex Biomphalaria glabrata) genome containing:
- the rpsC gene encoding 30S ribosomal protein S3, with translation MGQKVNAHGLRVGINKGWRSSWFGDKKNYANWLVEDSRIREAITKIAGKKNISEILIERIDDCPNIVVMTAMPGLVLKKNGEGLESIKKELTQNLKLKKYNVEIQEVENLNLDAQSVASSVAEQIENRVSHRVAQKKAIANVMGAGALGIKIKVSGRLGGVDMAREEGYTRGKVPMQTLRGQISYGFAEAKTKYGQVGVKVWIYTGDSLKKQEEENNVNA
- the rplP gene encoding 50S ribosomal protein L16, which produces MLMPKRTKYRRPHRVSYEGKAKGGKELNFGEYGLRSEEGAWITAQQIEAARVAFTRYMKRGGKVWIRIFPHMAMTKKPLEVRMGSGKGAPEKWVAIVKEGTIMFEIAEVSEEVAREAFRLASHKLPVKCTFVKRGE